AATTTGTTAATACTTCTTGAACAAATAGTAAATCACTTTCATTATTTGATACTTGTTCTAATAAACTAGCAGGTAATATATCACGAAGAATTGGTATCCAGTCGTGAAATGTATCATTAGCTTCGGTTTTGGAAACACCAAATAGCATTCCTAATACTTGGAATGTTGGCATCTGTCTTAGATAAAATAGACATAAACATACTTGTTCTTCGGTTGATAACTTTTCGGGACGACCACCACCAGCCGCATTAATTCTAATTTTATGACTCTCTTGTTTAGCTTTGATGTATCGATTTCGTTTTAAGGCGCAATTTAGCAGTGATTGCAATTGTTCGTAACTAATCCCTAAAATCTGTTTTGTTCGTAGTGGATACTTTTGTATATAATCTAAAATCATAACTAATTGTGGAAAATGGTAGACGCCCAATCTAACGTTTTACCATTTTTCTTTTCCTAAGTTAATATTTCGGACAAGTTTACTAGATGCATGGCATAAGTCAAAAAGTTCATGAAAGATTCCCGTTGACTGTTAGAAGGTGATATTTCTTATACTAATCCTCGTTTTTAATTTGTTGCTTGCATCTTCGAGGCACAAGGTAAGAAAGCCTATATAGGAATCATATTTAATTTTTGAAATTATCTGCGTAGGCGGGGAGTGGGAATTAGGGACTAGGGAATCAGGGTTTTCGAGTTGAGGGCGAGTTTTTTCAAAAATCAAATCATAGCCATATATAGTAAGTTTTTATTAGTTATTTTAGTCATGCTGTATTATCTTTGATAAGATTTAGCACTATTTGAAGCCATCTATTATTTACAAATACTGAGTTAAGGTAGCTTATGGTTGGGAATGCACAATCCAACTCTGTATATTTATTAATGCACCCAAAAATGATTGGTAAAAGCGAACAGTGTCTTGAAATACTTGGGTGATTGCACGTAAAATTGTTAGAAGTTATCAAAGTTTTATAAACATAACAAAAGGTATTAATTGCTATGGCAGTAGATCAGTCAACTCATATATAGTTATCCAACATATCTTCTCATTTGGCTAGTATCATCCCTCAGAGATATTTTGGTGATTTTTAATGAAAACATTAACTAAGCAAGCGCGATTTTGGCTTTGCACGACTATTATTGTTTTGGGTTTGCTAGGCTGCGATCGCCTTGTCGGTAATTCGGGAGACGTAGTTGAGCGAGTCAGCGATGGCGATACTATAGTAGTCAAAGATACTGATGGCAAAAATTTTACTGTGCGCTTTGCTTGTCTGGATGCACCAGAAATAGCTCATTCTAATAAAGAAAAACAGAGTAGACGCAGCAGCGATCGCAATCAATTTAGTTGGGGTGTAAAAGCACAAGAACGAGTAAAAGAACTGGTGGAACAAGGAGGCGATCGCGTAACTTTGAATATTACCGATAGCGATCGCTACGGCAGGAAGATAGCAGAAGTCCGGTTGAGAAATGGTACTCTTGTACAACAAGTTCTGTTGCAGGAAGGGTTGGCAAAAGTCTATCGTCCCTATTTAAATAAGTGTCCTAGTAGAGACATAGTTCAACAAGCCGAAGCCCAAGCCAAACAACAACGGCTTGGTGTGTGGCGTGATGCTAAGTTTGTCAATCCGTGGGAGTATCGCACTCTCAATAAATAAAGCTGATAATTTCTTCTTTCCGTTTATGGAACTCACTTAGTATGACGCCTGCGATCGCACAATTTACATGAGTGCTGGAGACTTCCAAAAAAATATCTAGTAGGATACGTTAGGCTTAGCGTCATAAC
This region of Nostoc sp. UHCC 0302 genomic DNA includes:
- a CDS encoding thermonuclease family protein gives rise to the protein MKTLTKQARFWLCTTIIVLGLLGCDRLVGNSGDVVERVSDGDTIVVKDTDGKNFTVRFACLDAPEIAHSNKEKQSRRSSDRNQFSWGVKAQERVKELVEQGGDRVTLNITDSDRYGRKIAEVRLRNGTLVQQVLLQEGLAKVYRPYLNKCPSRDIVQQAEAQAKQQRLGVWRDAKFVNPWEYRTLNK